The Microbacterium sp. Nx66 genome contains a region encoding:
- a CDS encoding DUF305 domain-containing protein, whose product MNKKIPLALSTGALTLALVLTGCADTGTAPSGTSSSPSASTSSSASTEADEMFVTMMIPHHEQAIEMSDILLAKDGADPRVVELAEQIKAAQGPEIDKMLGWLEDWGVEYDPDSMGGMDHGSMGGDDSMMSEEDMTMLEDADATEASRLFLEQMIVHHEGAVDMAQTALDDAQNPDVLELAQQVIDDQTAEIATMKDLLGEL is encoded by the coding sequence ATGAACAAGAAGATCCCCCTCGCACTCAGCACCGGCGCTCTCACCCTCGCCCTGGTACTGACCGGCTGCGCCGACACCGGCACCGCGCCGTCCGGTACCAGCAGCTCACCGTCCGCGTCGACGTCCTCGTCGGCCTCAACCGAGGCTGACGAGATGTTCGTCACGATGATGATCCCTCATCATGAGCAGGCCATCGAGATGTCGGACATTCTGCTGGCCAAGGACGGCGCGGACCCGCGGGTGGTCGAGCTCGCCGAACAGATCAAGGCGGCGCAGGGCCCGGAGATCGACAAGATGCTCGGGTGGCTCGAGGACTGGGGTGTGGAGTACGACCCCGATTCGATGGGCGGCATGGACCACGGCTCCATGGGCGGCGACGACAGCATGATGTCCGAAGAGGACATGACCATGTTGGAAGACGCCGACGCGACCGAGGCCAGCCGTTTGTTCCTCGAGCAGATGATCGTGCACCACGAAGGCGCCGTCGACATGGCACAGACGGCGCTTGACGACGCGCAGAACCCGGACGTCCTCGAGCTCGCGCAACAGGTGATCGATGACCAGACGGCGGAGATCGCCACGATGAAGGACCTCCTCGGAGAACTGTAG
- a CDS encoding DUF6153 family protein — protein MQVTVRATSPQLSLRTLLMLGTAAVLIIVGLLGMHTFTAEPAGHGSSGVAHSASTVAHVPDATASLDDGGAAACDGPCHVTTGQGQGHDDMVTACVLALLAGLLLLVPPTFARRSGISLREVTSWLRWEATDALPRGPSLTVLSISRT, from the coding sequence ATGCAGGTGACGGTTCGCGCCACAAGCCCGCAGTTGTCGCTGCGCACCCTGCTGATGCTCGGCACCGCGGCCGTCCTGATCATCGTCGGCCTCCTGGGCATGCACACCTTCACCGCGGAACCTGCCGGGCACGGCTCCTCGGGCGTCGCCCATTCCGCATCGACAGTCGCTCACGTTCCGGACGCCACGGCGAGCCTCGACGACGGTGGTGCCGCTGCCTGCGACGGGCCGTGCCACGTGACCACCGGACAAGGGCAGGGTCACGACGACATGGTCACCGCCTGCGTACTCGCGTTGCTGGCCGGCCTTCTGCTCCTCGTCCCACCGACGTTTGCCCGACGCTCCGGCATCTCCCTTCGCGAGGTGACCAGCTGGTTGCGGTGGGAAGCGACCGATGCCCTCCCTCGTGGCCCCTCGTTGACGGTTCTTTCGATCAGTCGAACTTGA
- a CDS encoding DUF3224 domain-containing protein gives MGEEIRTAEVSGDMRTARGTFEVSLEPAEHDQAGIRRMVITKTWRGDLAGQGAGTMLAAGDPATGKAGYVAVETVDGELDGLRGGFAFQQFGTMTAPDQQLRYEIVPGSGTADLAGITGTLDLEIIDGNTATC, from the coding sequence ATGGGCGAAGAGATCAGGACCGCGGAGGTCAGTGGCGACATGAGGACGGCAAGAGGAACGTTCGAGGTGTCGCTCGAGCCCGCGGAGCACGATCAGGCGGGCATCCGCCGAATGGTCATCACCAAGACATGGCGGGGTGACCTTGCCGGGCAGGGGGCCGGGACGATGCTCGCAGCTGGCGATCCGGCAACCGGAAAGGCGGGCTATGTCGCCGTGGAAACCGTTGACGGCGAGCTCGACGGGTTGCGCGGAGGCTTCGCGTTCCAGCAGTTCGGAACGATGACGGCACCCGACCAACAGCTGCGCTACGAGATCGTGCCCGGCTCGGGAACCGCGGACCTGGCAGGAATCACCGGAACGCTCGACCTCGAGATCATCGACGGGAACACCGCTACCTGTTGA
- a CDS encoding F510_1955 family glycosylhydrolase yields MLTLVITGCTAAQSDEPDATPRIDHIHGIAEDPRGDDLLVATHNGIFTVTPDGNVSGPVGGHDFDAMGFTVTGDTLFASGHPGEQTPAELGSPNLGIIRSDDYGLNWSPIALNGTTDFHVLTASPDGTLYGIASSQIDLLSSTDNGTNWTTHAPLAAADLAATESGLYAATEEGLLVSTDGGDTFTPVPESPLLYALVARTDGTLVGAGTDGVLWAQDQNGTWQQLGPLDGAVQALSTIDDRIILVDDRGIVGVTVDGFTVLSPAR; encoded by the coding sequence GTGCTGACGCTCGTCATTACGGGCTGTACTGCCGCGCAGTCCGACGAGCCCGATGCGACACCCCGCATCGACCACATCCACGGCATCGCCGAAGACCCCCGCGGTGACGATCTGCTCGTCGCCACGCACAACGGCATCTTCACCGTCACACCGGACGGGAACGTCTCCGGACCCGTCGGCGGCCATGACTTCGATGCCATGGGATTCACTGTCACCGGCGACACCCTGTTCGCCTCCGGACACCCCGGAGAGCAAACCCCGGCCGAGCTGGGATCCCCGAACCTCGGCATCATCCGTAGCGATGACTATGGCCTCAACTGGTCGCCCATCGCCCTGAACGGAACAACCGACTTCCACGTCCTCACCGCCAGCCCCGACGGAACCCTGTACGGCATCGCTTCCAGCCAAATCGACCTGCTCTCCAGCACCGACAACGGAACGAACTGGACCACCCATGCCCCTCTAGCGGCAGCCGACCTCGCCGCCACAGAGTCCGGGCTCTATGCCGCCACCGAAGAAGGACTGCTCGTCAGCACCGACGGTGGCGACACCTTCACCCCCGTCCCCGAATCACCCCTGCTCTACGCCCTCGTAGCACGCACAGACGGCACACTCGTCGGCGCCGGCACCGACGGGGTCCTCTGGGCCCAAGATCAGAACGGGACGTGGCAGCAGCTGGGGCCACTCGACGGAGCCGTTCAAGCCCTCAGCACCATCGATGACCGCATCATCCTCGTCGATGACCGAGGCATCGTTGGTGTCACTGTCGACGGCTTCACCGTCCTCAGCCCGGCCCGGTAA
- a CDS encoding histone-like nucleoid-structuring protein Lsr2: MARKIVHQLVDDIDGEVLEVGSGEAVTFSLNGTAYEIDLSEKNAAALREAFEPWIAAARRVSAGGTRGGRGRRNSQGAAKRDLSAIRAWAKENGHQVSDRGRVPDAVQQAYDAAH, from the coding sequence ATGGCCCGCAAAATCGTGCATCAGCTCGTCGACGACATCGACGGAGAAGTCCTGGAAGTCGGATCCGGCGAGGCGGTGACCTTCTCCCTGAACGGCACCGCGTACGAGATCGATCTGTCCGAGAAGAACGCAGCAGCGTTGCGAGAGGCCTTTGAGCCGTGGATCGCGGCAGCCCGCCGGGTGTCCGCCGGCGGTACTCGCGGAGGCCGTGGGCGCCGGAACTCGCAGGGCGCCGCCAAGCGCGACCTCTCGGCAATCCGCGCGTGGGCGAAGGAGAACGGTCACCAGGTCTCCGACCGCGGCCGCGTCCCCGACGCGGTGCAGCAGGCGTACGACGCCGCGCACTGA
- a CDS encoding FAD-dependent oxidoreductase has product MDKTSSDVLIVGAGAAGHSAAVTLRRSGFDGSIRIVHAEPFAPYNRTLVTKGILRGLLTPEQSALPALDSIDVETIPGSAVGMEERGILLHDGRRLIFATAVVATGAAPRPLQATGVSEGVFTLHSASDALRIRGHAGPTFERRVVTVLGAGLVGAEAASYLVSAGARVHLVARSEIPLAHSLGLPIATRLRDLHAAHTEFHPGRTVRSISASGSGGDVLLDDGTSVSSDVIVLAHGTVPAVSWIRSDGAAIEVDDRLRARTIPAVYAAGGVAAHVGPDGSLYRMDHWDDAVAQGAHAARALLHDLHGGDDPGPYRHVSGFTVNVHGVTLSGAGVVLPQATAETTSSAGGGLVSTFRTADGKRAGAVGWSAAREILAVKHELAGGF; this is encoded by the coding sequence ATGGATAAGACCAGCTCGGATGTGCTCATCGTCGGCGCGGGCGCCGCGGGTCATTCTGCGGCGGTCACGTTGCGGCGCAGCGGTTTCGACGGGTCGATCCGGATCGTGCATGCGGAGCCGTTCGCCCCGTACAACCGCACGCTGGTGACCAAGGGCATCCTTCGTGGCCTGCTCACCCCGGAGCAATCCGCGCTGCCTGCCTTGGACTCGATCGATGTCGAGACGATCCCCGGCAGCGCTGTCGGGATGGAAGAGCGGGGCATCTTGCTGCACGATGGCAGACGGCTGATATTCGCAACGGCTGTCGTGGCGACCGGCGCCGCCCCGCGTCCCCTGCAGGCGACAGGCGTCAGCGAGGGGGTCTTCACGCTGCACAGCGCGTCCGACGCGCTACGCATCCGAGGGCATGCGGGTCCGACGTTCGAAAGGCGGGTTGTCACTGTCCTCGGTGCCGGGCTGGTCGGAGCAGAAGCAGCAAGCTACCTTGTGAGCGCTGGTGCCAGAGTGCATCTCGTCGCGCGCTCCGAAATCCCCTTGGCGCACAGCCTCGGGTTGCCGATCGCCACCCGGCTCCGCGATCTGCACGCTGCGCACACGGAGTTCCATCCAGGCCGGACAGTGCGCTCCATCTCGGCTTCCGGAAGCGGGGGTGACGTACTCCTCGATGATGGGACATCTGTATCGTCAGACGTGATCGTCCTCGCCCACGGAACAGTTCCGGCTGTCTCATGGATCCGCTCAGACGGTGCCGCGATCGAGGTCGATGACCGGCTCCGTGCCAGGACGATCCCGGCAGTGTATGCGGCCGGTGGGGTCGCCGCTCATGTCGGTCCCGACGGTTCGCTCTATCGTATGGATCATTGGGATGATGCGGTGGCACAAGGGGCTCACGCCGCCCGAGCGCTGCTTCATGATCTGCACGGCGGGGACGATCCTGGCCCGTACCGGCACGTTTCCGGGTTCACGGTGAATGTGCACGGCGTCACGCTGAGTGGAGCGGGCGTCGTCTTGCCGCAGGCGACCGCGGAAACGACGTCATCGGCCGGCGGCGGCCTCGTCTCGACCTTCAGGACCGCCGACGGCAAGAGGGCGGGTGCTGTCGGGTGGTCAGCGGCAAGGGAAATCCTGGCGGTCAAGCACGAGCTGGCAGGCGGCTTCTGA
- a CDS encoding GIY-YIG nuclease family protein, whose amino-acid sequence MSADSLHDLTNPAVAALTGERWAIMEAAQLVPARPGLYAIYGDEQAWRDLQLEPAPDHPLYVGKAEESLVSRDLNGHFATNPKSKPRTGGSTVRRSFAALLRDFLDLHAVPRNLAKPERFANYALADGGDARLNEWMHARLQLSVWPAPADMRVPLGDVETSVIVRLTPPINLDKNPGRLPRLSAARAAMAAEAAAWRPEG is encoded by the coding sequence GTGAGCGCTGACTCCCTGCACGACCTCACCAATCCTGCCGTCGCCGCGCTCACCGGAGAGCGCTGGGCGATCATGGAGGCCGCGCAACTCGTCCCCGCCCGTCCCGGACTGTACGCCATCTACGGCGACGAGCAGGCCTGGCGGGATCTCCAGCTTGAGCCGGCTCCGGATCATCCCCTGTACGTCGGCAAGGCCGAGGAGAGCCTGGTCTCGCGCGACCTGAACGGTCACTTCGCCACGAACCCGAAGTCCAAGCCCCGCACCGGCGGGTCCACGGTCCGGCGGTCGTTCGCCGCCCTCCTGCGCGACTTCCTCGATCTGCATGCGGTCCCGCGCAACCTCGCGAAGCCGGAGCGCTTCGCGAACTACGCCCTTGCCGACGGCGGCGACGCACGCCTCAACGAGTGGATGCACGCGCGCCTCCAGCTCTCTGTCTGGCCGGCGCCAGCGGACATGCGGGTCCCGCTCGGCGACGTCGAGACCAGCGTCATCGTGCGCCTCACACCACCGATCAACTTGGACAAGAACCCCGGCAGGCTCCCCCGGCTCTCGGCTGCTCGAGCCGCGATGGCCGCCGAGGCCGCCGCGTGGCGCCCCGAGGGCTGA
- a CDS encoding uracil-DNA glycosylase, translating into MPRRMADPEFRQQQWDDRYALHIAPVNEYVDELREVGRGWAPYVAPLHGGVEARVLSILRDPGPATQDGKGSGFICVENNDGSAELQAVLLEQAALSPYELLPWNAYPWYINRAPKAAELDAGVQTILHLLELAPRLKVVLLQGGDADHAWRRLLRQSPEIERERGLTVVRTFHPSPQALFVRDLEERAARVKRRADAFVEVAGLLEPVRSTP; encoded by the coding sequence ATGCCCCGACGTATGGCGGACCCTGAGTTTCGACAGCAGCAGTGGGACGATCGCTATGCGCTGCACATCGCGCCGGTCAACGAGTACGTCGACGAACTGCGTGAGGTCGGCCGCGGGTGGGCGCCGTACGTCGCGCCCCTTCATGGTGGAGTCGAAGCGCGGGTGCTGAGCATTCTTCGCGATCCAGGGCCCGCGACGCAGGACGGCAAGGGTTCGGGCTTCATCTGCGTCGAGAACAACGACGGCAGCGCCGAGCTTCAGGCGGTCCTGCTCGAGCAAGCAGCGCTATCTCCGTACGAGCTGCTGCCGTGGAATGCGTACCCCTGGTACATCAACCGCGCCCCGAAGGCGGCTGAGCTGGATGCCGGCGTCCAGACGATCCTGCACCTGCTGGAACTCGCGCCGAGGCTGAAGGTCGTGCTACTCCAGGGTGGTGATGCGGATCACGCCTGGCGCCGGTTGCTTAGGCAGTCCCCTGAGATCGAGCGTGAGCGGGGTCTCACCGTCGTTCGGACGTTTCACCCTTCGCCGCAGGCTCTCTTCGTGCGGGATCTCGAGGAGAGAGCTGCACGCGTAAAGCGACGAGCCGACGCGTTCGTCGAGGTGGCAGGTCTGCTCGAGCCCGTGCGATCGACGCCATGA
- a CDS encoding VOC family protein, with the protein MTDASTPPSDTVNDLTNPPVPPGALLLELVPVPVTDIERAKTFYRDQLGFRLDVDINPEPGVRIVQLTPPGSACSITLAEGLPTLDMPPGTLRGLHLVVADIEASRAELVERGVEISEVEDLGGVFYAFFADPDGNTWCLQHMPWR; encoded by the coding sequence ATGACCGACGCATCCACTCCCCCAAGCGACACCGTCAACGATCTGACCAACCCACCCGTGCCGCCGGGAGCCTTGTTGCTGGAGCTCGTGCCGGTTCCGGTCACCGACATCGAACGAGCAAAGACCTTCTACCGAGACCAGCTCGGCTTTCGGCTCGACGTCGACATCAACCCAGAGCCCGGCGTCCGCATCGTCCAGCTCACGCCACCGGGTTCGGCATGCTCGATCACCCTGGCCGAGGGCCTGCCCACGCTCGACATGCCTCCGGGGACCCTGCGAGGGCTGCACCTGGTGGTCGCCGACATCGAGGCATCTCGTGCCGAACTGGTCGAGCGCGGCGTCGAGATCAGCGAGGTCGAGGACCTCGGCGGAGTGTTCTACGCCTTCTTCGCCGACCCCGACGGCAACACCTGGTGCCTGCAGCACATGCCCTGGCGATAG
- a CDS encoding alkyl/aryl-sulfatase — protein MGQRDASETIRQQQAELQARLPFDDERDLAAAERGFIGTLDEPAIRNAAGDIIWDASTYDFLQGDAPETVNPSLWRQSTLVAKHGLFEVVPGLYQIRGLDLSVMSFVEGDTGVIVIDPLISKETAAAAMALYRRHRGDRKITAVIHTHSHIDHFGGVQGIVSQADVDAGVEIIVPAGMVEHAVAENVYAGTAMGRRAGYMYGAALARGPQGAVGAGLGQTTSTGEATLLAPTLEITETGQTHTVDGLEIEFQMAPGTEAPSEMHFYFPKYRALCMAENATHTLHNLLTLRGAVVRDPHVWSQYLTEAIERYGDDAEVVFTSHHWPTWGNAEIREFLGLQRDLYGYLHDQTLRMLNQGMQGAEIAEAIQLPPALENAWHARGYYGSVSHNVKAIYQRYMGWFDGNPARLWPHAPKEQAKRYVDAIGGIDRVLELARAAFDSGDFRWAATLLDHAVFTEENNAEAKALYADTLEQLGYGAENGTWRNFFLSGATELREGNFGTPTVTNAPAIRAQLTPEQLFDAVAITVDGPRAWDLDLGFDITLSDLDRSFHVTLRNGVLVYVEREPATDAALHLTLTKERLIRLAGGDLDAEGLDVRGDLGVLKQLLGVLTPGDPAFEIVLP, from the coding sequence ATGGGTCAGCGCGACGCATCAGAGACCATCCGGCAACAGCAGGCAGAGCTGCAGGCACGGCTCCCGTTCGACGATGAGCGGGATCTCGCGGCGGCCGAGCGAGGATTCATCGGCACGCTAGACGAGCCTGCGATCCGCAACGCCGCCGGCGATATCATCTGGGACGCGTCCACCTATGACTTCTTGCAGGGTGATGCTCCGGAGACGGTGAACCCGAGCCTGTGGCGCCAGAGCACGCTGGTCGCCAAGCACGGCCTGTTCGAGGTCGTGCCCGGCCTGTACCAGATCCGCGGGCTCGACCTGTCGGTGATGTCATTCGTCGAGGGCGACACCGGCGTGATCGTGATCGACCCGCTGATCTCGAAGGAGACCGCAGCCGCGGCGATGGCGCTCTACCGGCGTCACCGCGGTGACCGCAAGATCACCGCTGTCATCCACACCCACTCTCACATCGACCACTTCGGCGGCGTGCAGGGCATCGTCTCACAGGCCGACGTCGACGCGGGGGTCGAGATCATCGTCCCCGCGGGCATGGTCGAGCACGCGGTGGCAGAGAACGTCTACGCGGGCACCGCGATGGGCCGGCGCGCCGGGTACATGTACGGCGCGGCACTCGCACGCGGCCCGCAGGGGGCAGTCGGCGCCGGTCTCGGACAGACGACGTCGACCGGGGAGGCGACCCTGCTCGCGCCGACGCTGGAGATCACCGAGACGGGGCAGACCCACACCGTCGACGGGCTGGAGATCGAATTCCAGATGGCGCCGGGCACCGAGGCGCCCAGCGAGATGCACTTCTACTTCCCGAAGTACCGGGCGCTGTGCATGGCGGAGAACGCCACGCACACGCTGCACAACCTGCTCACCCTGCGGGGCGCGGTCGTGCGGGATCCGCACGTGTGGTCGCAGTACCTCACCGAGGCCATCGAGCGTTACGGCGACGACGCCGAAGTCGTGTTCACCTCGCACCACTGGCCGACCTGGGGCAACGCGGAGATCCGTGAGTTCCTCGGTCTGCAGCGGGACCTGTACGGGTACCTGCACGACCAGACGCTGCGGATGCTGAACCAGGGCATGCAGGGCGCCGAGATCGCCGAGGCGATCCAGCTGCCGCCCGCGCTCGAGAACGCCTGGCACGCCCGCGGCTACTACGGCTCGGTCAGCCACAACGTAAAGGCCATCTACCAGCGGTACATGGGCTGGTTCGACGGGAACCCGGCTCGGCTCTGGCCGCACGCGCCGAAGGAGCAGGCGAAGCGCTACGTCGACGCGATCGGAGGCATCGACCGGGTCCTCGAGCTCGCCCGCGCCGCCTTCGACTCGGGAGACTTCCGCTGGGCGGCCACACTGCTCGACCACGCGGTCTTCACCGAGGAGAACAATGCGGAAGCGAAGGCGCTCTACGCCGACACCCTCGAGCAGCTCGGCTACGGCGCTGAGAACGGCACCTGGCGCAACTTCTTCCTCTCCGGGGCGACCGAACTGCGCGAGGGAAACTTCGGTACCCCGACCGTGACCAACGCCCCAGCCATCCGAGCGCAGCTCACCCCGGAACAGCTGTTCGATGCCGTCGCGATCACCGTCGACGGCCCGCGCGCCTGGGACCTCGACCTCGGATTCGACATCACACTCAGTGATCTCGACCGCTCGTTCCACGTCACGCTCCGCAACGGCGTGCTCGTCTACGTCGAGCGCGAACCCGCCACAGATGCCGCACTGCATCTCACCCTCACCAAGGAGCGGCTCATCCGCCTCGCCGGCGGAGACCTCGACGCCGAGGGCCTGGACGTGCGCGGCGACCTCGGCGTCCTGAAGCAGTTGCTCGGCGTACTGACCCCCGGAGACCCGGCATTCGAGATCGTGCTGCCCTAA
- a CDS encoding heavy-metal-associated domain-containing protein: MSTSEYQVSGMSCGHCEVAVRGEVSQVPGVENIEVSAQTGRLLVTTSSAVDDAAVLAAVDEAGYEAVRLS; the protein is encoded by the coding sequence ATGAGCACGAGCGAGTACCAGGTGAGCGGGATGAGCTGCGGCCACTGCGAGGTCGCTGTTCGCGGCGAGGTCAGCCAGGTCCCCGGCGTCGAGAACATCGAAGTGAGTGCGCAGACCGGCCGGCTTCTCGTCACGACGAGTTCCGCAGTGGATGACGCGGCCGTGCTCGCGGCCGTCGATGAGGCCGGGTACGAGGCGGTCCGACTCTCATGA
- a CDS encoding heavy metal translocating P-type ATPase yields MTDTQSAAASSVELEIGGMTCASCAMRIEKKLNKLDGVTATVNYATEKAKVTAPNGFDPALLIAEVEKTGYTAALPSPEPSAVVDGEDAPDRELVSLRNRLIASIVLTLPVIAMSMIPALQFTYWQWLSLALAGPVIVWAAWPFHKAAWTNLRHGAATMDTLISMGTIAALLWSLYALFFGTAGVPGMTHPFELTVAPSDGAANIYLEVGAAVTMFILAGRYFEKKAKRQAGAALRALLELGAKDVAVLRAGAETRIPIADLREGDEFVVRPGEKIATDGVIVSGTSAVDASMLTGESVPVEVGEGDSVTGATVNAGGRLVIRATRVGSDTQLAQMAKLVEDAQSGKAEVQRLADRVSGIFVPIVIAIAIATLGAWLGAGFPAAAAFTAAVAVLIIACPCALGLATPTALLVGTGRGAQMGILIKGPEVLESTRRVDTVVLDKTGTVTTGRMTLTGVFTADGVDRGELLRLAGAVEDASEHPIAQAIAKAAVQEVGTLPTPEGFANIEGKGVQGIVDGHAVLVGRESLLEDWSQRLPENLAAAKSEAERQGKTAVAVGWDGEARGVLIVADTIKPTSTEAIRQLKALGLTPVLLTGDNRAVAEQIASEVGIDEVIAEVLPKDKVDVVTRLQREGKVVAMVGDGVNDAAALAQADLGLAMGTGTDVAIEASDITLVRGDLRSAADAIRLSRKTLGTIKGNLFWAFAYNVAAIPLAALGLLNPMLAGAAMAFSSVFVVGNSLRLRTFRSQAADPSPTAAPAPRDHATRNATVGTH; encoded by the coding sequence ATGACGGATACGCAGTCAGCAGCCGCGTCCAGCGTGGAGCTGGAGATCGGCGGGATGACCTGCGCGTCGTGCGCGATGCGCATCGAGAAGAAGCTCAACAAGCTGGACGGTGTCACCGCCACCGTGAACTATGCGACGGAGAAGGCGAAGGTCACCGCACCGAACGGGTTCGACCCGGCGCTGCTGATCGCCGAGGTGGAGAAGACCGGCTACACGGCCGCCCTTCCCTCACCGGAGCCGTCCGCGGTAGTCGACGGTGAGGACGCTCCGGATAGGGAGCTGGTGAGCCTGCGGAACCGTTTGATCGCTTCCATCGTGCTGACCCTTCCTGTGATTGCGATGTCGATGATCCCCGCATTGCAGTTCACTTACTGGCAGTGGCTCTCACTCGCCCTGGCCGGCCCCGTCATCGTTTGGGCGGCCTGGCCTTTCCACAAGGCAGCGTGGACGAATCTCCGGCACGGTGCGGCGACCATGGACACGCTCATCTCGATGGGGACGATAGCCGCCTTACTGTGGTCGCTCTACGCGCTGTTCTTCGGCACGGCCGGCGTCCCCGGGATGACCCACCCGTTCGAGCTCACCGTGGCACCGTCGGACGGGGCGGCGAACATCTACCTCGAAGTGGGTGCCGCGGTGACGATGTTCATCCTCGCCGGACGCTACTTCGAGAAGAAGGCGAAACGGCAGGCGGGCGCCGCCCTGCGCGCGCTGTTGGAGCTGGGAGCGAAGGATGTTGCTGTGCTTCGCGCCGGCGCCGAGACCCGCATTCCCATCGCGGACCTGCGAGAGGGCGACGAGTTCGTCGTACGGCCCGGCGAGAAGATCGCCACCGATGGTGTGATCGTCTCCGGCACCTCCGCGGTCGACGCGTCCATGCTCACCGGTGAATCCGTGCCGGTCGAGGTCGGCGAAGGAGACTCCGTCACGGGGGCGACGGTCAATGCCGGTGGCCGGCTCGTCATCCGGGCGACGAGGGTCGGGTCGGACACCCAGTTGGCGCAGATGGCGAAGCTCGTCGAGGACGCCCAATCGGGCAAGGCCGAGGTGCAGCGCCTCGCCGACCGGGTGTCGGGTATCTTCGTGCCCATTGTCATCGCGATCGCCATCGCCACGCTGGGCGCTTGGCTCGGCGCGGGATTCCCTGCCGCGGCGGCGTTCACCGCCGCGGTCGCGGTGCTGATCATCGCCTGCCCGTGCGCCCTGGGCCTTGCCACGCCCACCGCACTGCTGGTGGGCACGGGCCGCGGCGCGCAGATGGGCATCCTCATCAAGGGTCCGGAAGTTCTCGAGTCGACGCGACGGGTGGACACCGTCGTTCTGGATAAGACCGGGACGGTGACCACAGGGCGGATGACGCTCACCGGCGTGTTCACCGCTGACGGCGTCGACCGCGGCGAGCTGCTGCGCCTGGCGGGTGCGGTGGAGGACGCCTCCGAGCATCCCATCGCGCAGGCCATCGCCAAAGCCGCAGTCCAAGAGGTCGGCACGCTTCCGACACCCGAGGGTTTCGCGAACATCGAGGGCAAGGGAGTGCAGGGCATCGTCGACGGGCACGCCGTCCTTGTCGGCCGCGAGTCGCTTCTCGAGGACTGGTCCCAGCGCCTTCCCGAGAATCTCGCCGCCGCGAAGAGCGAAGCAGAGCGTCAGGGCAAGACCGCGGTCGCCGTGGGGTGGGACGGGGAAGCACGCGGTGTGCTCATCGTCGCGGACACCATCAAGCCGACCAGCACCGAAGCCATCAGGCAGCTGAAGGCGCTGGGACTGACACCGGTGCTCCTCACCGGAGATAACCGTGCCGTGGCCGAGCAGATCGCGTCTGAGGTCGGCATCGATGAGGTCATCGCCGAAGTGCTCCCGAAAGACAAGGTCGACGTGGTCACCAGGCTGCAGCGCGAGGGCAAGGTCGTGGCGATGGTCGGAGACGGCGTCAACGATGCGGCCGCGCTCGCCCAGGCAGACCTGGGGTTGGCCATGGGCACGGGCACCGATGTGGCGATCGAGGCCAGCGACATCACGCTCGTCCGCGGCGATCTGCGCAGCGCGGCCGACGCGATCCGTCTGTCTCGGAAGACGCTCGGCACGATCAAGGGCAACCTGTTCTGGGCCTTCGCCTACAACGTCGCCGCCATCCCGCTGGCAGCCCTCGGTCTGCTCAATCCCATGCTCGCCGGCGCCGCGATGGCGTTCTCCAGCGTCTTCGTCGTCGGCAACAGCCTCCGCCTGCGCACGTTCCGCAGCCAGGCGGCGGACCCATCCCCGACCGCCGCGCCCGCACCGCGTGATCATGCGACGCGGAACGCAACCGTCGGAACCCACTGA
- the lspA gene encoding signal peptidase II yields the protein MTSPTTNRRSGVRWSFLAGLAIAAVVVAVDQWTKIWAASALSGGESKDVLPPVLEFQLTVNRGAAFSLGTDFTWLLGLLAAAAAVAITVYLWRVGSLWWAIGLGLVLGGAISHAADRLARGGVIDFIGYFDLFIGNVADIAIVVGGIYLVALVLLRVPTRRIKPTPAPSPAS from the coding sequence GTGACGTCACCGACCACGAACCGACGCTCGGGAGTGCGCTGGTCCTTCCTCGCCGGGCTGGCCATCGCAGCGGTCGTCGTCGCCGTCGACCAATGGACCAAGATCTGGGCCGCCTCTGCGCTCTCGGGCGGAGAATCGAAGGACGTCCTGCCACCGGTTCTCGAGTTCCAACTCACCGTCAACCGTGGCGCCGCGTTCTCCCTCGGCACCGACTTCACCTGGCTGCTCGGACTCCTCGCCGCTGCCGCCGCGGTCGCCATCACGGTCTACCTGTGGCGGGTGGGATCGCTCTGGTGGGCAATCGGGCTGGGCCTGGTCCTCGGCGGTGCGATCAGTCATGCCGCTGACCGCCTGGCACGCGGTGGCGTCATCGACTTCATCGGCTACTTCGATCTGTTCATCGGCAACGTCGCCGACATCGCGATCGTCGTCGGCGGCATCTACCTTGTCGCGCTCGTCCTCCTGCGTGTGCCGACCCGCCGCATCAAACCGACCCCGGCGCCCTCGCCGGCGTCGTAG